The following is a genomic window from Paracoccus alcaliphilus.
TGGGCGCGTCCTTTGTCAACGCGCGGATGAAGGATGGCGCGAACGAGGGGCTGACGCTGTCGAACACGCCGCTGGACAGCATCACCGCGCGGCTGGGCCTGCGGGCCTTTGCCGACCGGCTGGAATATGGCGTCGAATATCAGCAACTGGGCGATGTGACGCGGCTGACCTCGACCTCCGAGACCCGTTACCCCAAGGTCGATCTGGTCAATCTGTTCGCCAGTTGGCACGAAACCGACGATTACCGCATCGATTTCGGGATCGATAACCTGTTCGACAAGGCCTATACCGACGCGCAATCCGGCTGGGCGACGACCTCGGATATCGAGCAGGGGCGCGGCCGCACCGTCCGCATTTCATTCACGAAACGTCTGGGCGGCTGAAGGAAAGGGTGCCTCGATGGCCGAACTGATCTGTCATGCAAAGCTGACGCTGCCGCATCATGGCGATTACATGGGCGACATCACCGACAGGCTGGCCAGCTTTCAGGCGCAGCGCATGCCCGCCGCGCCCGGTGTGACGCGGTTGCGCTATGCCTTCGGCTGGGCCGAGATCGTGGCCGAGGGCGCGCAGGTGCGGTTGCGCGGCGGTGCCCCCGATCCGAACGGTCTGGCGCGGCTGAAGGATCTGATGGCCACGGCCTTCATGCTCTATGCCAAGGCGGATGCGCCGCGCATCCTGTGGCAGGGCGACGCGGCGGGCGACCGGCGGCTGGATTCCTTCCGGCTGATGCGGGTGCTGTCGGCCTCCAGCCTGACCCCGCATATGCGCCGCATCCGTCTGGGCGGCGAGGGGCTGGACCGTTTCGCCGCCTTCGGCAACATGCATGTGCGGCTGCTGCTGCCGTCGCCCGCGATCCCCGCGCCGGTCTGGCCGGTGGCGGGGCCGGACGGTCTGGCCGACTGGCCCGATCCGGAGCGCAAACCTGTCGCGCGGGTCTATACGATCCGGCGCATGGATGCCGCGGCGGGATGGGTCGATATCGACATGCTGCTGCATGACAGGGACGGGCCGGGCTCGTCATGGGCGCGAACGGCGCAGGCCGGTGACGCCATCGGCATGATCGGCCCGCTTGGCCGCCCCCTGAACGCCGATGCGCGCCATTTCATCATGGGCGCGGACGAGGCAGGGCTGCCCGCGCTGGCCCGGCTGCTGGAAACGCTGCCGCCCCGGACCGGCGGCACCGCCTTTGTCGAGATCACCTCTGCCGTCGAGCGCCAGCCCATCGACAACCGCACCGGCATCCACGTGGAATGGCTGCTGCGCCAGCCCGGCGCCGCCCCCGGTCAGACGCTAGCCGACCGGATCATGGCCGAGGGCTGGCCCGACCGGCCCGACAGCTTTGGCTGGTTCGCCGCCGAATCCGCCGCCGCCCAGCAGGTGCGCCAGTTCTGGCGCTCTGATCTGGGCCTGGGCCGCGACCGGACCCTGGCCGCCGCCTATTGGAAACAGGGCCGCGCGGGGTTGATGGCGGGATAGGCCGATCCGCGTCGCGCGCAACCATTCATACGGCCGCTTCGGCGCGGTTCCTGATCACCTGCAACACCGCGCCGTGGAAATCGTTCAGGAATATCCGCCCCCAGAAATCGCAATAGGCATTGATCGGCGTGGCGATGGTATA
Proteins encoded in this region:
- a CDS encoding siderophore-interacting protein, which translates into the protein MAELICHAKLTLPHHGDYMGDITDRLASFQAQRMPAAPGVTRLRYAFGWAEIVAEGAQVRLRGGAPDPNGLARLKDLMATAFMLYAKADAPRILWQGDAAGDRRLDSFRLMRVLSASSLTPHMRRIRLGGEGLDRFAAFGNMHVRLLLPSPAIPAPVWPVAGPDGLADWPDPERKPVARVYTIRRMDAAAGWVDIDMLLHDRDGPGSSWARTAQAGDAIGMIGPLGRPLNADARHFIMGADEAGLPALARLLETLPPRTGGTAFVEITSAVERQPIDNRTGIHVEWLLRQPGAAPGQTLADRIMAEGWPDRPDSFGWFAAESAAAQQVRQFWRSDLGLGRDRTLAAAYWKQGRAGLMAG